Proteins encoded together in one Shewanella oneidensis MR-1 window:
- the msbA gene encoding lipid A export permease/ATP-binding protein MsbA, translated as MTASPKNEMWTVFKRLMGYLKPMKGMFLLSVVGLIVYGLVDAAFISFIGPFIDKGFSSSAPAISNGIALPTSQGFHADNQVLLMAPIVVILMFSLRGFANFVSTYGISYMSARLIMDMRQQVFEHYLSLPVSYMDKENTGNLISKVTFDTEQIARASGSALISIVRDSVTIIGMLGLMFYNSWKLSLCILVIGPIMGVVITIVSRRFRKVSKQIQTAMGDVSAATEQMIKGHKNVLAFGGQETETARFAKINDRNRHQNMKLAVAQAVSQPLIMVIGSFALAFVLYAASLDSMKADLTAGTFATILGAMMAMLQPIKNLTRVNAEFQRGIAACTTVFELLDTVPESDTGTYTVARAKGNLRFDNVSFSYEGQERRALEKIDFEVSQGQTLALVGRSGSGKSTIASLVTRFYTGLESGDILLDDVSIYDYSLKSLRSQVALVSQQVTLFNDTIANNIAYAYPGEVTREQIIEAATLAHAMEFIEQLPDGLDTQVGENGVLLSGGQRQRIAIARAMLRDAPVLILDEATSALDTESEKAIQQGLDNLRQNRTSVVIAHRLSTIESADQILVVDQGRIVERGTHKSLLELGGMYAKLYQMQFGS; from the coding sequence ATGACAGCATCTCCTAAAAACGAAATGTGGACCGTATTCAAGCGATTAATGGGCTATCTCAAACCGATGAAGGGCATGTTTTTGCTTTCAGTTGTCGGCCTAATTGTGTATGGGCTTGTTGACGCGGCTTTTATTTCTTTTATCGGACCGTTTATCGATAAAGGCTTTTCCAGCAGCGCGCCTGCGATCAGTAACGGTATCGCACTCCCCACGAGCCAAGGCTTTCATGCCGATAACCAAGTGTTATTAATGGCGCCCATAGTGGTTATTCTCATGTTTTCCCTGCGTGGCTTTGCAAACTTCGTATCCACCTACGGTATCTCTTACATGAGCGCCCGGTTAATCATGGATATGCGCCAGCAAGTGTTTGAACATTATTTGAGTTTACCCGTAAGCTACATGGATAAAGAAAACACGGGGAATTTGATTTCAAAAGTGACCTTCGATACCGAGCAAATAGCCCGGGCATCGGGCAGCGCCTTGATTTCGATTGTTCGAGACAGTGTGACCATCATCGGTATGTTAGGGTTGATGTTTTACAACTCTTGGAAGCTTTCCCTGTGTATTTTAGTGATTGGTCCGATTATGGGAGTCGTGATCACGATTGTGAGTCGACGTTTTCGTAAGGTATCGAAACAAATCCAAACGGCGATGGGGGATGTCAGTGCTGCGACTGAGCAGATGATCAAAGGCCATAAAAACGTACTGGCTTTTGGTGGGCAAGAGACTGAGACCGCGCGTTTTGCCAAAATTAATGATAGAAACCGCCATCAAAATATGAAGCTTGCAGTTGCGCAGGCCGTTAGCCAGCCACTTATTATGGTGATTGGCTCGTTTGCTTTGGCCTTTGTACTCTATGCGGCGAGTCTGGACAGTATGAAAGCTGATCTGACCGCTGGTACCTTTGCGACAATCCTCGGCGCAATGATGGCCATGTTGCAACCCATCAAAAACTTAACCCGAGTTAATGCGGAGTTTCAGCGCGGTATCGCAGCATGTACCACGGTATTTGAACTTTTAGACACTGTGCCCGAATCCGATACTGGTACTTATACTGTCGCCCGTGCTAAGGGAAATTTACGTTTTGACAATGTCTCTTTTAGTTACGAAGGTCAGGAGCGCCGCGCTTTAGAAAAAATTGACTTTGAAGTATCCCAAGGGCAAACCTTAGCCTTAGTTGGCCGTTCAGGGTCGGGTAAGTCCACTATCGCAAGCTTAGTGACACGTTTCTACACCGGATTAGAGTCTGGCGATATTCTGCTTGATGATGTGAGTATTTATGATTACTCACTGAAATCATTACGTAGCCAAGTGGCTTTGGTGTCGCAGCAAGTCACACTGTTTAACGATACGATTGCGAACAACATCGCCTATGCCTATCCGGGAGAAGTGACTCGCGAGCAGATTATTGAGGCGGCGACCTTAGCTCATGCGATGGAATTTATCGAGCAACTGCCCGATGGCTTAGATACGCAAGTCGGTGAAAACGGTGTGCTACTGTCAGGTGGGCAGAGACAGCGGATTGCGATTGCGCGGGCCATGCTGCGCGATGCACCTGTACTTATTCTTGATGAAGCGACATCGGCCCTCGATACTGAATCAGAAAAAGCGATTCAGCAGGGATTAGACAATTTACGCCAAAACCGCACCTCAGTTGTGATTGCTCACCGTTTATCTACGATTGAAAGTGCCGATCAAATCCTCGTGGTCGATCAAGGTCGTATCGTTGAGCGCGGTACCCACAAATCGTTACTCGAACTTGGTGGCATGTATGCCAAGTTATACCAAATGCAGTTTGGTAGCTAA
- a CDS encoding DNA internalization-related competence protein ComEC/Rec2: protein MNGLMFGFSATLLSAMLWPSLLPIGCLPYLCLGALILFKKAPSLSGALFAMFWLTGFCLVLSRQDLPLPQQPTQVRGEIISLVSQNSDWVSFDIVVDKPNLILGPRAKLRLTWQSEAALRVGQVWDFTFMPKSISSVLNQGGYNEQKQLISQHIVGKGRVIHATLHAEYFSLRNHLITQLTPKLSGLMQGDILLALILGDEQLISPAKWQALRQTGTGHLVSISGLHLSVITAWICASALFLLTRLAPHPSRRNLVLALMLAGSSALFYSYLAGFAVPTQRALVMILLIMLLSLLRRYSSAWDRLLFALFVVLLIDPLACLSAGFWLSFSALAIILYTLESAQVARSIDSNQTLFATSCVRLRQFWAIQWRLSLILGLVQAIFFGGVSIHSLWMNMLVVPWFSLLVIPLSMLAFLVWWLGELFGQSWMVPFQLADLSLMPFGKLLEVSDELPGHWHSVSDGMLALCLCVLLALTLWRYMPHRRQYWQWHLMAGLLCVPMAIFVFQRIAQVETAQWTLHLLDVGQGLAAVVEKDTRALVYDTGAAFGEDFSYSERVIIPFLNTRGLADIDFIVISHGDNDHAGGAQALAKAYPQANWITDVDHLNGQPCLPQQIEWQQLTLRFISPQTQAGGNNASCVLRIDDGQQSLLLSGDIEKETESVLIERVKAGVILKSQVLIAPHHGSRTSSTQAFIDSVAPELVLFPAGLNNRYGFPKDDVIERYQARQIRHLTTGMEGQISVTFEHGTLEVKTYRRDFAPFWYNRLFRFGDLINPE from the coding sequence ATGAATGGATTAATGTTTGGCTTTAGTGCCACCTTACTGTCAGCGATGTTATGGCCTTCGCTGCTGCCAATTGGTTGTCTACCCTACTTATGCCTTGGGGCTCTCATCTTATTCAAAAAAGCACCTAGCTTATCAGGCGCACTCTTTGCGATGTTTTGGCTAACAGGGTTTTGCTTAGTGTTATCTCGACAGGATCTTCCTTTACCACAACAGCCTACACAGGTGAGGGGCGAAATCATATCACTAGTTAGTCAAAACAGCGACTGGGTTAGCTTTGATATTGTTGTCGATAAACCAAATTTAATCTTGGGTCCAAGGGCTAAGTTGCGGTTAACGTGGCAATCCGAGGCGGCACTACGAGTTGGGCAAGTTTGGGACTTCACCTTTATGCCTAAAAGTATATCGAGTGTACTGAATCAAGGAGGGTATAACGAACAAAAGCAATTGATTAGTCAACATATTGTAGGTAAAGGCCGCGTCATACATGCAACGCTTCACGCGGAATATTTCTCATTAAGAAATCACTTAATTACACAACTTACTCCCAAACTATCTGGGTTAATGCAGGGTGATATTCTGCTGGCGTTAATTCTTGGCGATGAACAACTTATTTCACCAGCAAAGTGGCAGGCACTAAGGCAAACGGGCACGGGTCATCTGGTGTCGATATCAGGATTACATTTATCGGTGATCACCGCTTGGATTTGTGCCAGTGCCTTGTTTTTACTCACGCGTTTAGCACCGCATCCGAGTCGGCGCAATTTGGTGCTTGCACTTATGTTGGCAGGGAGCAGTGCATTGTTTTATAGCTATTTAGCGGGCTTTGCTGTACCAACCCAGCGTGCGTTAGTGATGATTTTATTGATCATGTTATTGAGTTTATTAAGACGCTATTCGAGTGCATGGGACCGTTTACTGTTTGCCTTGTTTGTCGTGTTATTGATTGATCCACTCGCTTGTCTGAGTGCAGGTTTTTGGCTGTCGTTTAGTGCGCTGGCGATTATTTTATATACCTTAGAAAGTGCACAGGTAGCACGGTCTATTGATAGTAACCAGACCTTGTTTGCAACGTCGTGTGTCAGATTAAGACAGTTTTGGGCAATTCAATGGCGCTTAAGCCTGATACTGGGGTTGGTGCAAGCTATCTTTTTTGGGGGAGTGAGTATTCATAGTTTATGGATGAATATGCTGGTTGTGCCTTGGTTCAGTTTGCTTGTTATTCCACTGTCAATGCTCGCGTTTCTTGTTTGGTGGTTAGGTGAGTTGTTTGGCCAATCGTGGATGGTACCGTTCCAACTTGCAGATTTATCACTGATGCCCTTCGGCAAATTACTTGAGGTCAGTGACGAGTTACCTGGTCATTGGCACAGTGTTTCTGACGGTATGTTGGCTTTATGCCTATGCGTGCTATTGGCGTTGACTTTGTGGAGATATATGCCGCATCGGCGCCAATATTGGCAGTGGCATTTGATGGCTGGTCTACTTTGCGTGCCAATGGCAATATTTGTTTTTCAGCGAATTGCTCAAGTGGAAACGGCGCAATGGACACTGCATTTACTCGATGTGGGACAAGGACTGGCTGCGGTGGTTGAAAAGGATACTAGGGCACTTGTCTATGATACGGGAGCTGCATTTGGCGAGGACTTTAGCTATAGCGAACGGGTGATTATCCCTTTTCTTAATACCCGAGGGTTAGCTGATATCGATTTTATTGTGATCAGCCACGGCGATAACGACCATGCGGGAGGCGCTCAAGCGTTGGCAAAAGCGTATCCTCAAGCAAACTGGATTACCGATGTTGACCACTTAAATGGACAGCCTTGTTTACCACAGCAAATTGAGTGGCAACAACTTACCTTACGCTTTATTTCCCCACAAACCCAAGCTGGTGGCAATAATGCCTCCTGTGTGCTGCGAATCGATGATGGTCAGCAAAGTCTATTACTGAGCGGCGATATTGAAAAGGAAACAGAGAGCGTCTTGATTGAACGGGTGAAAGCAGGGGTTATACTTAAAAGTCAGGTGCTTATAGCGCCGCATCATGGTAGCAGAACCTCTTCGACTCAGGCATTTATCGATTCGGTGGCACCGGAGTTAGTATTGTTTCCTGCAGGGTTGAATAATCGTTATGGCTTCCCAAAAGATGATGTTATCGAGCGCTATCAGGCTCGGCAGATCAGACACTTAACGACGGGGATGGAAGGCCAAATTAGCGTCACCTTCGAGCATGGGACACTTGAAGTAAAAACCTATCGACGAGATTTTGCGCCATTTTGGTATAACCGCTTGTTTAGATTTGGTGACTTGATTAATCCAGAGTAG
- a CDS encoding DUF2062 domain-containing protein encodes MPKKLIKRFMPKPETLREHKHLRIFGRLLHNPNLWALNRRSAPGAFAIGLFVAWIPMPFQMVVAAAFAILFNVNIPVSVALVWITNPLTMPVMFYGAYLLGAKILGHAPQEFAFEASWQWIESSLATIGPAFMLGCLVLGVGFSAVGYLMISNLWKYSIMFKWQKRKTK; translated from the coding sequence ATGCCAAAAAAATTAATAAAAAGATTTATGCCTAAGCCTGAAACCCTGCGTGAGCACAAACACCTACGCATTTTCGGACGCTTATTACATAACCCTAATCTATGGGCGCTTAATCGACGTTCAGCACCAGGAGCCTTTGCCATCGGTTTGTTTGTCGCTTGGATCCCAATGCCTTTTCAAATGGTGGTCGCCGCCGCCTTCGCTATCCTTTTTAATGTCAATATTCCTGTATCCGTTGCTTTAGTTTGGATCACTAATCCCCTCACTATGCCAGTGATGTTTTATGGAGCTTATCTGTTAGGTGCAAAAATTCTGGGCCATGCACCACAGGAATTTGCCTTTGAAGCAAGCTGGCAGTGGATAGAATCCTCATTAGCCACGATTGGACCTGCATTCATGCTGGGTTGCTTAGTATTAGGCGTCGGGTTTTCCGCTGTAGGGTATTTGATGATCAGTAATCTTTGGAAATACTCAATCATGTTTAAGTGGCAAAAGCGTAAGACCAAATAA
- a CDS encoding NnrS family protein has protein sequence MLNIDEPAYLQPKLPLFRLGFRPFFLFASLFSLLSLGIWGGFLAGNALLPNSINPLWWHGHEMIFGFVCAVVAGFLLTAVQNWTGQPGLKGLPLAGLFIVWLLPRLLFILPLDIPFVITMIIDLLFLPLTAVLLSISVIKVRQWRNFVFIPILSLLTLFNGLSYYGLISDQLHWTHNGLYAAIILIAVIVALLGGRVIPFFTERAAQWQKPMPIPLLEFLSFASLLALIASLFLTQLLLTRSLAGIAGCVLLLRWSRWGWHASWSVPLLWSLHLSYLCIPIGLGLIATGLPLSVGMHAITVGGLGGMILAMMSRVSLGHTGRPLKPARPMALAFGLILFAALLRVLAGLPSAWFIELMLAAIICWMLAFGCFCYCYAPMLCRVRVDGRPV, from the coding sequence ATGCTCAATATTGATGAACCTGCATATTTACAACCTAAACTGCCACTTTTTCGCTTAGGTTTTAGACCTTTTTTCTTATTCGCGAGCCTGTTTAGCCTGTTAAGTTTAGGGATATGGGGAGGATTTCTTGCCGGTAACGCTTTGCTTCCTAACAGCATAAATCCGTTATGGTGGCATGGCCATGAGATGATTTTCGGTTTTGTGTGTGCCGTCGTAGCAGGCTTTTTACTCACTGCCGTTCAAAACTGGACGGGGCAACCAGGGTTAAAAGGCTTACCACTCGCTGGATTATTTATTGTTTGGTTACTTCCAAGGCTCTTATTTATTTTACCGCTAGATATTCCGTTTGTGATAACCATGATCATCGACTTGCTGTTTTTACCATTAACTGCGGTTTTATTATCAATTTCAGTAATTAAAGTACGTCAATGGCGCAACTTTGTGTTTATCCCAATACTCAGTTTACTCACGCTTTTTAATGGGTTGAGTTATTACGGCTTAATCTCGGATCAATTGCATTGGACTCATAATGGCCTTTATGCCGCAATCATTCTCATTGCCGTGATAGTCGCTCTGCTTGGCGGCAGAGTGATCCCATTCTTTACCGAACGCGCAGCCCAATGGCAAAAACCAATGCCCATTCCATTACTGGAATTTTTAAGCTTTGCCAGCCTATTAGCGCTCATCGCTAGCCTCTTTTTAACGCAGTTATTATTGACGCGCTCTTTGGCAGGTATCGCGGGCTGTGTATTATTGCTGCGCTGGTCGCGGTGGGGATGGCACGCCAGTTGGTCCGTACCGCTGTTATGGTCACTGCATTTAAGTTACTTATGCATCCCCATTGGTTTAGGGCTAATTGCGACTGGACTGCCGCTTTCTGTAGGAATGCATGCCATTACCGTTGGAGGACTCGGTGGAATGATCCTCGCAATGATGTCTCGCGTATCGCTCGGCCATACGGGCAGGCCGCTTAAACCTGCTCGGCCAATGGCATTGGCTTTTGGATTAATCTTGTTCGCTGCGCTGCTGCGTGTTTTAGCGGGTTTACCTAGTGCGTGGTTTATCGAATTAATGCTCGCTGCGATTATTTGTTGGATGCTTGCTTTTGGTTGTTTCTGTTACTGTTATGCGCCTATGCTTTGCCGCGTTAGAGTCGATGGACGCCCTGTTTAA
- a CDS encoding phosphate-starvation-inducible protein PsiE, with the protein MPFYRQYGAKGLKAVEHLVLIIIAIATVVAIGQEIVHVFNVGAVALADLLLLFIYLEVLAMVANYAESGKLPVRMPLYIAIVALARYLILDMKSMDDWRITAISLSTLILAATVIVIRWGQLKMPYPKNQEYDN; encoded by the coding sequence ATGCCATTTTATCGTCAATACGGTGCCAAAGGCTTAAAAGCAGTTGAGCATCTGGTATTAATCATCATCGCAATTGCGACTGTGGTCGCTATTGGCCAAGAAATTGTCCATGTATTCAATGTCGGTGCAGTCGCACTTGCCGATCTGTTGTTATTGTTTATTTATCTCGAAGTGCTCGCCATGGTGGCCAATTATGCGGAATCGGGTAAATTACCCGTACGCATGCCACTGTATATCGCCATTGTCGCCCTTGCCCGTTACTTGATCTTAGATATGAAGAGCATGGATGACTGGCGTATCACCGCGATATCGCTTTCGACCTTAATCCTCGCAGCAACGGTAATCGTAATCCGTTGGGGCCAATTAAAAATGCCCTATCCTAAAAATCAGGAATACGATAACTAA
- a CDS encoding PilZ domain-containing protein, which yields MGEHPVGFEEKRNSLRVDMEAERVLLHWTDKNGVEHADEGVCIDLARRGILFDYKKPFALGDLVRVTFNPDTSQQNSVKGQVCRCSKRHDQSYHVAMQLL from the coding sequence ATGGGTGAACATCCAGTTGGATTTGAAGAAAAACGCAACTCACTTCGGGTGGATATGGAAGCCGAGCGCGTACTCTTACATTGGACAGATAAAAATGGCGTTGAACATGCTGACGAAGGCGTATGTATCGATCTCGCCCGTAGAGGCATTCTGTTTGATTATAAAAAACCATTTGCACTGGGTGACTTAGTTAGAGTGACCTTTAATCCTGATACATCCCAGCAAAATAGCGTAAAAGGTCAAGTTTGTCGCTGCTCTAAACGCCATGATCAAAGCTATCATGTCGCCATGCAATTGCTTTAA
- a CDS encoding AAA family ATPase has product MILLVGGEKGGSGKSCLAQNIAVYIKQKFAANVLMVDCDPQRTTSDWIQARNNDPSLPAINCIQLYGKIRNDLLSLNERFDYVIVDCGGQDNLAMRASMSVATYVVIPLRPKRRDLKTLPHMEDMLSTCKMVNPKMVATIVLTQCPALPTQVKRILEAKEVVQSFGLRVLNSVTFCRNIYDDSEEKGSSVIEIEPDGKAADEIRAIVDELFTLPPENSYELN; this is encoded by the coding sequence ATGATATTGCTGGTGGGTGGGGAAAAAGGTGGTAGCGGCAAGAGTTGTCTTGCACAAAACATTGCAGTTTATATTAAGCAAAAATTTGCCGCCAATGTACTAATGGTCGACTGTGACCCACAACGAACCACATCTGATTGGATCCAAGCGCGAAATAACGACCCTAGCTTACCAGCCATCAACTGCATTCAACTCTACGGCAAAATTCGTAACGATTTACTCAGCCTGAATGAACGCTTCGACTACGTGATTGTTGACTGTGGCGGTCAAGATAACCTCGCCATGCGCGCCTCCATGTCGGTGGCCACTTACGTTGTGATCCCACTCAGGCCAAAACGGCGCGATCTAAAAACCTTACCTCATATGGAAGATATGCTCAGCACCTGTAAAATGGTTAACCCAAAAATGGTCGCGACCATTGTATTAACCCAATGCCCAGCTCTGCCCACCCAAGTAAAACGTATTTTAGAGGCCAAAGAGGTTGTCCAATCCTTTGGATTACGCGTACTCAACTCGGTGACTTTTTGCCGAAACATCTACGATGACAGTGAGGAAAAAGGCTCGTCCGTGATAGAAATTGAGCCGGATGGCAAAGCGGCTGATGAGATCCGCGCCATAGTGGATGAGCTATTCACCTTACCTCCAGAAAATAGTTATGAGCTTAACTGA
- a CDS encoding replication protein RepA: MSLTDLKRKKPKQVIKAVSVEDFIEDANNYASGKASILAIPPAEPAGLDKKSAKIYRHATFTLTETSIAQLDRLAKETKIAKSRLLRILIDEFSQKTIAEQFEVVNKSKQDEH, from the coding sequence ATGAGCTTAACTGATCTTAAACGCAAGAAACCTAAACAAGTCATCAAAGCGGTTTCTGTTGAGGATTTTATCGAAGATGCTAATAACTACGCTTCAGGCAAGGCGAGTATTTTAGCTATCCCCCCTGCTGAGCCAGCAGGCTTAGATAAAAAGTCAGCCAAAATTTATCGCCATGCCACTTTCACCTTAACTGAAACCAGTATTGCTCAATTGGATAGACTCGCCAAAGAAACCAAAATCGCCAAGTCCCGCTTATTGCGTATTCTGATTGATGAATTCAGTCAAAAAACCATTGCAGAGCAATTTGAAGTGGTAAATAAAAGTAAGCAAGATGAGCATTAA